A genomic stretch from Hemibagrus wyckioides isolate EC202008001 linkage group LG18, SWU_Hwy_1.0, whole genome shotgun sequence includes:
- the med15 gene encoding mediator of RNA polymerase II transcription subunit 15 isoform X3, producing MSGMEGAGSDNDWRSQGFRQKVVTQIEDAMRKAGTAHTKSSNDMENHVFNKAKSREEYLSMVARLIIHFRDIHKKTQGGPDQMNPLQNLTAVGGAGGPGTIGMPPRPPGAPMGAMGAMNQMPIGQHGMQGVAGNQQGAGTPVQMQMAQQQQQSIQFQQFATQQQFAQQQQQLKLQQMQQQQQQQQQQQQQHHQNQSMQHQNQQQQQAQAQQQQQQQNQLHQSRLQQQQHLAQFQQQQQQAHAQAQAQAQAQAQAQAQAQAQAQAQAQAQAQAQAQAQAQAQSIQHLQQQQQLQQAQAQPGQMPPHSQPPPQILVPQSLAGQMPPGQHQGLGALNQQQQQQHQLKIQAFQGQQMSSPSPVQVQTPQPSMPPPPQPQPSPQPLSSQPNSVSSGPTPSPGGFQPSPSPQPSQSPATARTPQSYPLQVPSPGPLSTPGNPSSVMSPASASQSEDQLYMDKLKQLSKYIEPLRRMINKIDKNEERKKDLSKMKSLLNILTDPNTRCPLKTLQKCEIALEKLKNDMAVPTPPPPTVPSKKQYLCQPLLDAVLANIRSPVFNHSLYRTFAPAMTAIHGSPITGPIIPTRKRKYEEDDRQTIPNILQGEVARLDSKFLVNLDPSFCSNNGTVHLICKLDDKTLPSVPPLQLSIPSDYPEQSPQWDNDDQQYEANPFLQNVHKNMTSKLLQLPDKHSVTALLNTWAESVRQACLSAA from the exons ATGTCGGGGATGGAAGGTGCAGGATCTGATAATGACTGGAGGAGTCAAGGATTCCGACAAAAAGTAGTCACGCAAAT AGAGGATGCCATGCGCAAAGCTGGAACAGCTCACACCAAATCCAGCAATGACATGGAGAATCACGTGTTTAACAAAGCCAAGAGTAGA GAGGAGTATCTGTCTATGGTTGCCAGGCTGATTATTCATTTCAGAGACATCC ataaaaaaacacaaggagGCCCAG ATCAGATGAATCCTCTACAGAATCTAACAGCGGTTGGCGGTGCCGGAGGCCCGGGCACTATTGGCATGCCCCCTCGTCCTCCTGGTGCCCCAATGGGCGCCATGGGGGCCATGAACCAAATGCCGATAGGCCAGCACGGCATGCAGGGAGTTGCAGGAAATCAGCAGGGTG CTGGAACGCCAGTGCAGATGCAGATGgcacagcagcaacagcagtcCATACAGTTTCAGCAGTTCGCGACGCAGCAGCAGTTtgcccagcagcagcagcagttaaAACTGCAGCAgatgcaacaacaacagcaacagcagcagcagcagcaacagcaacatCATCAAAATCAGTCGATGCAACACCAGaaccaacaacagcagcaggcCCAGgcacaacagcagcaacaacagcagaaccAG TTGCATCAGTCTCGACTTCAGCAGCAACAGCACTTGGCACAgtttcagcagcagcagcagcaggctcATGCTCAGGCCCAGGCCCAGGCCCAGGCTCAGGCTCAGGCCCAGGCCCAGGCCCAGGCCCAGGCGCAGGCCCAGGCCCAGGCCCAGGCTCAGGCTCAGGCTCAGGCTCAGGCTCAGGCTCAATCCATTCAgcatttacagcagcagcagcagcttcagCAAGCTCAGGCCCAGCCAGGTCAGATGCCTCCACATTCCCAGCCTCCCCCACAAATTCTTGTACCCCAATCGTTGGCTGGCCAGATGCCACCTGGGCAGCACCAGGGCCTTGGTGCCCtcaatcagcagcagcagcagcagcatcagctGAAAATCCAGGCTTTCCAG GGTCAACAAATGTCCTCACCATCTCCGGTCCAAGTGCAGACACCCCAGCCTTCCATGCCTCCTCCTCCACAGCCTCAACCCTCTCCACAGCCACTCTCATCACAGCCCAACTCTGTCAG cTCTGGTCCAACACCATCTCCAGGAGGTTTCCAACCCAGTCCTTCCCCACAGCCTTCACAGAGTCCAGCCACAGCACGCACACCACAGAGTTACCCACTGCAAGTGCCATCTCCTGGACCTCTCAGCACTCCAG GTAACCCCAGCTCTGTGATGAGTCCAGCGAGTGCATCCCAGTCAGAGGACCAACTGTACATGGACAAATTGAAACAGCTCTCCAAGTACATTGAACCACTGCGCAGGATGATTAACAAGATTGACAAAAATGAAG AAAGGAAGAAGGATCTGAGCAAAATGAAAAGTCTGCTAAATATTCTCACTGATCCAAACACCAG ATGCCCCCTTAAAACCCTACAGAAGTGTGAAATAGCCTTGGAGAAGCTCAAGAATGACATGGCAGTC cctactcctcctcctcctacagTGCCTTCCAAAAAACAGTACCTTTGCCAGCCACTGCTCGATGCTGTCTTGGCCAACATCCGTTCACCAGTTTTCAACCATTCTCTCTACCGAACGTTTGCCCCCGCAATGACGGCCATTCATGGGTCTCCCATCAC AGGGCCCATCATTCCTACTCGAAAGAGGAAGTATGAGGAAGATGATCGTCAGACTATCCCAAACATCCTGCAGGGGGAGGTAGCGCGCCTCGATTCCAAATTCCTTGTCAACTTGGACCCGTCTTTCTGCAGTAACAATGGGACGGTTCACCTAATCTGCAAACTGG ATGATAAGACCCTTCCGAGTGTTCCTCCTCTCCAGCTGAGCATTCCATCAGACTATCCTGAGCAGAGCCCTCAATGGGACAACGATGATCAGCAGTATG AGGCAAACCCATTTTTGCAAAATGTCCACAAGAACATGACATCCAAACTGCTGCAGCTTCCTGACAAGCACTCGGTCACAGCTCTGCTCAACACCTGGGCTGAAAGTGTGAGACAGGCATGTCTCTCTGCTGCCTGA
- the med15 gene encoding mediator of RNA polymerase II transcription subunit 15 isoform X2, with product MSGMEGAGSDNDWRSQGFRQKVVTQIEDAMRKAGTAHTKSSNDMENHVFNKAKSREEYLSMVARLIIHFRDIHKKTQGGPDQMNPLQNLTAVGGAGGPGTIGMPPRPPGAPMGAMGAMNQMPIGQHGMQGVAGNQQGAGTPVQMQMAQQQQQSIQFQQFATQQQFAQQQQQLKLQQMQQQQQQQQQQQQQHHQNQSMQHQNQQQQQAQAQQQQQQQNQLHQSRLQQQQHLAQFQQQQQQAHAQAQAQAQAQAQAQAQAQAQAQAQAQAQAQAQAQAQAQAQSIQHLQQQQQLQQAQAQPGQMPPHSQPPPQILVPQSLAGQMPPGQHQGLGALNQQQQQQHQLKIQAFQARVLQQQQQQQQQQQQQQQQQQQQQQQQQQQQQQQQQQQVQQVQQPQLVTVSGPGQQMSSPSPVQVQTPQPSMPPPPQPQPSPQPLSSQPNSVSSGPTPSPGGFQPSPSPQPSQSPATARTPQSYPLQVPSPGPLSTPGNPSSVMSPASASQSEDQLYMDKLKQLSKYIEPLRRMINKIDKNEERKKDLSKMKSLLNILTDPNTRCPLKTLQKCEIALEKLKNDMAVPTPPPPTVPSKKQYLCQPLLDAVLANIRSPVFNHSLYRTFAPAMTAIHGSPITGPIIPTRKRKYEEDDRQTIPNILQGEVARLDSKFLVNLDPSFCSNNGTVHLICKLDDKTLPSVPPLQLSIPSDYPEQSPQWDNDDQQYEANPFLQNVHKNMTSKLLQLPDKHSVTALLNTWAESVRQACLSAA from the exons ATGTCGGGGATGGAAGGTGCAGGATCTGATAATGACTGGAGGAGTCAAGGATTCCGACAAAAAGTAGTCACGCAAAT AGAGGATGCCATGCGCAAAGCTGGAACAGCTCACACCAAATCCAGCAATGACATGGAGAATCACGTGTTTAACAAAGCCAAGAGTAGA GAGGAGTATCTGTCTATGGTTGCCAGGCTGATTATTCATTTCAGAGACATCC ataaaaaaacacaaggagGCCCAG ATCAGATGAATCCTCTACAGAATCTAACAGCGGTTGGCGGTGCCGGAGGCCCGGGCACTATTGGCATGCCCCCTCGTCCTCCTGGTGCCCCAATGGGCGCCATGGGGGCCATGAACCAAATGCCGATAGGCCAGCACGGCATGCAGGGAGTTGCAGGAAATCAGCAGGGTG CTGGAACGCCAGTGCAGATGCAGATGgcacagcagcaacagcagtcCATACAGTTTCAGCAGTTCGCGACGCAGCAGCAGTTtgcccagcagcagcagcagttaaAACTGCAGCAgatgcaacaacaacagcaacagcagcagcagcagcaacagcaacatCATCAAAATCAGTCGATGCAACACCAGaaccaacaacagcagcaggcCCAGgcacaacagcagcaacaacagcagaaccAG TTGCATCAGTCTCGACTTCAGCAGCAACAGCACTTGGCACAgtttcagcagcagcagcagcaggctcATGCTCAGGCCCAGGCCCAGGCCCAGGCTCAGGCTCAGGCCCAGGCCCAGGCCCAGGCCCAGGCGCAGGCCCAGGCCCAGGCCCAGGCTCAGGCTCAGGCTCAGGCTCAGGCTCAGGCTCAATCCATTCAgcatttacagcagcagcagcagcttcagCAAGCTCAGGCCCAGCCAGGTCAGATGCCTCCACATTCCCAGCCTCCCCCACAAATTCTTGTACCCCAATCGTTGGCTGGCCAGATGCCACCTGGGCAGCACCAGGGCCTTGGTGCCCtcaatcagcagcagcagcagcagcatcagctGAAAATCCAGGCTTTCCAG GCTAGAGttttgcagcagcagcagcaacaacaacagcagcagcagcagcaacagcaacaacaacaacagcaacaacaacaacagcaacaacaacaacagcagcagcaacagcagcaagtCCAACAAGTCCAGCAGCCCCAGCTTGTGACAGTTTCTGGCCCG GGTCAACAAATGTCCTCACCATCTCCGGTCCAAGTGCAGACACCCCAGCCTTCCATGCCTCCTCCTCCACAGCCTCAACCCTCTCCACAGCCACTCTCATCACAGCCCAACTCTGTCAG cTCTGGTCCAACACCATCTCCAGGAGGTTTCCAACCCAGTCCTTCCCCACAGCCTTCACAGAGTCCAGCCACAGCACGCACACCACAGAGTTACCCACTGCAAGTGCCATCTCCTGGACCTCTCAGCACTCCAG GTAACCCCAGCTCTGTGATGAGTCCAGCGAGTGCATCCCAGTCAGAGGACCAACTGTACATGGACAAATTGAAACAGCTCTCCAAGTACATTGAACCACTGCGCAGGATGATTAACAAGATTGACAAAAATGAAG AAAGGAAGAAGGATCTGAGCAAAATGAAAAGTCTGCTAAATATTCTCACTGATCCAAACACCAG ATGCCCCCTTAAAACCCTACAGAAGTGTGAAATAGCCTTGGAGAAGCTCAAGAATGACATGGCAGTC cctactcctcctcctcctacagTGCCTTCCAAAAAACAGTACCTTTGCCAGCCACTGCTCGATGCTGTCTTGGCCAACATCCGTTCACCAGTTTTCAACCATTCTCTCTACCGAACGTTTGCCCCCGCAATGACGGCCATTCATGGGTCTCCCATCAC AGGGCCCATCATTCCTACTCGAAAGAGGAAGTATGAGGAAGATGATCGTCAGACTATCCCAAACATCCTGCAGGGGGAGGTAGCGCGCCTCGATTCCAAATTCCTTGTCAACTTGGACCCGTCTTTCTGCAGTAACAATGGGACGGTTCACCTAATCTGCAAACTGG ATGATAAGACCCTTCCGAGTGTTCCTCCTCTCCAGCTGAGCATTCCATCAGACTATCCTGAGCAGAGCCCTCAATGGGACAACGATGATCAGCAGTATG AGGCAAACCCATTTTTGCAAAATGTCCACAAGAACATGACATCCAAACTGCTGCAGCTTCCTGACAAGCACTCGGTCACAGCTCTGCTCAACACCTGGGCTGAAAGTGTGAGACAGGCATGTCTCTCTGCTGCCTGA
- the med15 gene encoding mediator of RNA polymerase II transcription subunit 15 isoform X1, whose protein sequence is MSGMEGAGSDNDWRSQGFRQKVVTQIEDAMRKAGTAHTKSSNDMENHVFNKAKSREEYLSMVARLIIHFRDIHKKTQGGPDQMNPLQNLTAVGGAGGPGTIGMPPRPPGAPMGAMGAMNQMPIGQHGMQGVAGNQQGAGTPVQMQMAQQQQQSIQFQQFATQQQFAQQQQQLKLQQMQQQQQQQQQQQQQHHQNQSMQHQNQQQQQAQAQQQQQQQNQLHQSRLQQQQHLAQFQQQQQQAHAQAQAQAQAQAQAQAQAQAQAQAQAQAQAQAQAQAQAQAQSIQHLQQQQQLQQAQAQPGQMPPHSQPPPQILVPQSLAGQMPPGQHQGLGALNQQQQQQHQLKIQAFQARVLQQQQQQQQQQQQQQQQQQQQQQQQQQQQQQQQQQQVQQVQQPQLVTVSGPMMPRAGIQMPPRLPRAIPNSANPPNPAAMGGQQMPQGQQMSSPSPVQVQTPQPSMPPPPQPQPSPQPLSSQPNSVSSGPTPSPGGFQPSPSPQPSQSPATARTPQSYPLQVPSPGPLSTPGNPSSVMSPASASQSEDQLYMDKLKQLSKYIEPLRRMINKIDKNEERKKDLSKMKSLLNILTDPNTRCPLKTLQKCEIALEKLKNDMAVPTPPPPTVPSKKQYLCQPLLDAVLANIRSPVFNHSLYRTFAPAMTAIHGSPITGPIIPTRKRKYEEDDRQTIPNILQGEVARLDSKFLVNLDPSFCSNNGTVHLICKLDDKTLPSVPPLQLSIPSDYPEQSPQWDNDDQQYEANPFLQNVHKNMTSKLLQLPDKHSVTALLNTWAESVRQACLSAA, encoded by the exons ATGTCGGGGATGGAAGGTGCAGGATCTGATAATGACTGGAGGAGTCAAGGATTCCGACAAAAAGTAGTCACGCAAAT AGAGGATGCCATGCGCAAAGCTGGAACAGCTCACACCAAATCCAGCAATGACATGGAGAATCACGTGTTTAACAAAGCCAAGAGTAGA GAGGAGTATCTGTCTATGGTTGCCAGGCTGATTATTCATTTCAGAGACATCC ataaaaaaacacaaggagGCCCAG ATCAGATGAATCCTCTACAGAATCTAACAGCGGTTGGCGGTGCCGGAGGCCCGGGCACTATTGGCATGCCCCCTCGTCCTCCTGGTGCCCCAATGGGCGCCATGGGGGCCATGAACCAAATGCCGATAGGCCAGCACGGCATGCAGGGAGTTGCAGGAAATCAGCAGGGTG CTGGAACGCCAGTGCAGATGCAGATGgcacagcagcaacagcagtcCATACAGTTTCAGCAGTTCGCGACGCAGCAGCAGTTtgcccagcagcagcagcagttaaAACTGCAGCAgatgcaacaacaacagcaacagcagcagcagcagcaacagcaacatCATCAAAATCAGTCGATGCAACACCAGaaccaacaacagcagcaggcCCAGgcacaacagcagcaacaacagcagaaccAG TTGCATCAGTCTCGACTTCAGCAGCAACAGCACTTGGCACAgtttcagcagcagcagcagcaggctcATGCTCAGGCCCAGGCCCAGGCCCAGGCTCAGGCTCAGGCCCAGGCCCAGGCCCAGGCCCAGGCGCAGGCCCAGGCCCAGGCCCAGGCTCAGGCTCAGGCTCAGGCTCAGGCTCAGGCTCAATCCATTCAgcatttacagcagcagcagcagcttcagCAAGCTCAGGCCCAGCCAGGTCAGATGCCTCCACATTCCCAGCCTCCCCCACAAATTCTTGTACCCCAATCGTTGGCTGGCCAGATGCCACCTGGGCAGCACCAGGGCCTTGGTGCCCtcaatcagcagcagcagcagcagcatcagctGAAAATCCAGGCTTTCCAG GCTAGAGttttgcagcagcagcagcaacaacaacagcagcagcagcagcaacagcaacaacaacaacagcaacaacaacaacagcaacaacaacaacagcagcagcaacagcagcaagtCCAACAAGTCCAGCAGCCCCAGCTTGTGACAGTTTCTGGCCCG ATGATGCCCCGTGCTGGGATACAAATGCCACCCCGGTTGCCCCGCGCCATTCCGAACTCTGCCAATCCTCCAAACCCTGCTGCCATGGGAGGACAGCAAATGCCACAG GGTCAACAAATGTCCTCACCATCTCCGGTCCAAGTGCAGACACCCCAGCCTTCCATGCCTCCTCCTCCACAGCCTCAACCCTCTCCACAGCCACTCTCATCACAGCCCAACTCTGTCAG cTCTGGTCCAACACCATCTCCAGGAGGTTTCCAACCCAGTCCTTCCCCACAGCCTTCACAGAGTCCAGCCACAGCACGCACACCACAGAGTTACCCACTGCAAGTGCCATCTCCTGGACCTCTCAGCACTCCAG GTAACCCCAGCTCTGTGATGAGTCCAGCGAGTGCATCCCAGTCAGAGGACCAACTGTACATGGACAAATTGAAACAGCTCTCCAAGTACATTGAACCACTGCGCAGGATGATTAACAAGATTGACAAAAATGAAG AAAGGAAGAAGGATCTGAGCAAAATGAAAAGTCTGCTAAATATTCTCACTGATCCAAACACCAG ATGCCCCCTTAAAACCCTACAGAAGTGTGAAATAGCCTTGGAGAAGCTCAAGAATGACATGGCAGTC cctactcctcctcctcctacagTGCCTTCCAAAAAACAGTACCTTTGCCAGCCACTGCTCGATGCTGTCTTGGCCAACATCCGTTCACCAGTTTTCAACCATTCTCTCTACCGAACGTTTGCCCCCGCAATGACGGCCATTCATGGGTCTCCCATCAC AGGGCCCATCATTCCTACTCGAAAGAGGAAGTATGAGGAAGATGATCGTCAGACTATCCCAAACATCCTGCAGGGGGAGGTAGCGCGCCTCGATTCCAAATTCCTTGTCAACTTGGACCCGTCTTTCTGCAGTAACAATGGGACGGTTCACCTAATCTGCAAACTGG ATGATAAGACCCTTCCGAGTGTTCCTCCTCTCCAGCTGAGCATTCCATCAGACTATCCTGAGCAGAGCCCTCAATGGGACAACGATGATCAGCAGTATG AGGCAAACCCATTTTTGCAAAATGTCCACAAGAACATGACATCCAAACTGCTGCAGCTTCCTGACAAGCACTCGGTCACAGCTCTGCTCAACACCTGGGCTGAAAGTGTGAGACAGGCATGTCTCTCTGCTGCCTGA